A genomic region of Streptomyces sp. R33 contains the following coding sequences:
- a CDS encoding MarR family winged helix-turn-helix transcriptional regulator: MVAPSTPRLTALTPYLLSTVGKEARALVGERVAARGLRLWDMAVLAALADHGPQPQRDLAERLELHPSDVVKVLDGLARLGHVDRERDTADRRRVLVSISEPGRRLLDELAAEVAAVRDGLLAPLDEAERATLHALLLRVHVHAARR; this comes from the coding sequence ATGGTTGCTCCCTCGACGCCCCGACTGACCGCCCTCACGCCCTACTTGCTCTCCACGGTGGGCAAGGAGGCCCGCGCCCTCGTCGGCGAGCGGGTCGCCGCGCGCGGTCTGCGGCTGTGGGACATGGCCGTGCTCGCCGCCCTCGCCGATCACGGGCCGCAGCCGCAGCGGGATCTCGCCGAACGGCTCGAGCTGCACCCGAGCGACGTGGTCAAGGTGCTCGACGGACTCGCCCGCCTCGGACACGTCGACCGGGAGCGCGACACGGCCGACCGCCGCCGGGTCCTGGTGAGCATCAGCGAGCCGGGACGACGGCTCCTGGACGAGCTGGCCGCGGAGGTCGCGGCCGTCCGCGACGGCCTGCTGGCCCCTCTGGACGAGGCCGAACGGGCCACCCTGCACGCGCTTCTGCTGCGCGTGCACGTGCACGCGGCCCGCCGGTGA